The Yamadazyma tenuis chromosome 2, complete sequence sequence ATGGATTTTGAAACAAACTTCATCGAAGCAATTGAAACCATTTCCAGAGCCTATAGGCGAACTTCAGTTCTGTCTGAGCTACACCAGCTCTTCAACAATCCAAAAGTTCCGGGAGAAACCGTGGGAAATGACACTCCATTATTCTGGGTTCTTATCAAAGCCCTCAAGCAGTTTGTTGATGTTTCTCAGCAGATCCCATTGTCGGGGTCTCTTCCTGATATGGCTTCGGACACAAAGAACTATGTGAGATTGCAGAGGTTGTACAGAGAAAAGGCAGATAAAGACAAACGAGAGTTGGTTGAAGCTACCAAAATTCTTCTTAAAAGAGATCTCACACTGCTGGAATTGGATCTGGTGAGTGTATTCTGTAAGAACATTCAAACCCTCCATGTAGCAGAAGGATCAGGTAACCTTTCGAGCCCAGAGCTCATTGAGAGTCTAGTGAAGGAGAGTTCAAATGGTTTTGAagactccaactccaatgCCAATACACTCGCCATATACTATGGACTTCTCACATTCAACgaattcatcaatgaaGTCCATCGGGTACCCTGTCCCCATGACTTAGAAGTGTTCACCCAGCTATTCACTAAGAAATTTAAAGTTGACCATAGTGAAATTTCCACGTCCATCATGAACACATTCAAAGAGATCCTCTGTCATAATACTACCAACTACATTAACACGGCAAGTCTTATAGGAGGCATTGCTTCACAAGAGGTGCTTAAGTTGTGCACGTCTCAATATATTCCCTTAGATAATATGTTAGTGTTTGACGGCATACGATCAATTAGTAACCGGTACAAGATTAGTTGAATATTCATTATGCTATAATACTACAAGTCATCAAAAGACCCTTGTACTTGAACGTTACTCTTGTGCCTCTTGTTTTCTCTCACAACCTCCTTCCAATCgatttcagcttcttcgTTGTCGCTGGAAGATTCCTCCATAAGTTGTTTTTCTATTGcttctctcttctttttaCTCTTCTCTCGTCTATCTTGCTTTGTCTCCTTCAGATCCACTTTCTTTGACCACGCTTCATTTTTGACTTTCAAttctttccttcttttAGAGTCTTCAATACGTTTGAGGTTATCGGCCTCCATGGTTGCAAGTCGAACTTTTTCCTTTTGGCTATCAGCATAGGCATACTTGTTCATATCAATCTTCTCCCCAAGCCATCCATCTTCGGGcatttgttcaattgggATATACCTGGTTTCAGGCATCTTGGGGAGACGAAGAAGTCCGTATGCCTTGGCTATTCCAATATAATCAAGAAGCGATAATCGAAAGATAGAAGATGCGACATGCTTACTGTAATATTTGATAAAGCCAACATATGATTTGATGGCCAACTCGTGGACTCCTCTGTCCTTTAAGAGAAAGCCTCTCATTTTAGAAGCAAACTGAGCATGATTGTTATCATAAATTGCTGGTAACTCATTGAGAGTAATACCTTTAACCTCCATGTagtccacaaactcaaccTCATGACTATTTTCATTATTAAGAAAGGTGATTGCACGCCCAACCTTATTGGCTCGACCAGTTCGTCCACATCTGTGTAAGAATACATCAGGATCCATGGGAGGCTCTATTTGGATGACAAGATCCACATCAGGAATATCGATTCCTCTTGCCGCGACATCGGTGGTCATAAGAACGTGTTTGAACTCAGACGTGTCGGCATCAACAAAGTTCCCAAGTGTCTTCAACCTTGACTTACTAGTCAACTGACCATGTAAGGAGTGGAATTTTGCGGTGAAATCTGGGGGAAGTAGGGATTTGAACGTCAAATAAAAGTATTTAACCGATGTGCAAGTTGGAAAGTAAACGATGCACTTTTTGAATTTATAATCATGAAGAAGCTTTAACATAGTTGTTATCTTTTTCTCAGGGTTAATAAGCATATAGCTCAAATTCAAGGACTTGGGAGCGGAACTGTTCAATGATGAGGTAGACCCTTTGACTGTGACTTTCACAGGATTTGTCATCCCTGCTTTGAAAATACTATCACCAGCAGCCGACAAGGTGGCAGAGAAAAGCCCGGTTCTTCTCTGTTTCGGGAGCCTTTGCAACACACTGACAACATCTTTGCCAAAGGAAATGTCCAATAGCTTATCAGCCTCGTCCAAGATAACAATTTCAGTAGAGTTGGTTCTCACATTAGTAGACGAGATAAAGTCCAAAAACCTCCCTGGAGTGGCAATTAAGATCTGAGGACTCGTCTTGACAAATTTCTGCAAATCTTCTCTCACAGTTCCGATTGAACCAATAAGTAACTGAGTCTTGATGGCAGGCTTATCTTCAGGCAAATATGCGATGAGGGAGTCAAAAACAGCTTGTATTTGACTTGCCAACTCTCTAGTGGGGGACAATACCACAGCGAAAAAATGACCCTTCTTCAATATGATCTGCTCGTCATAAAGCAACTTTGAGATTTTCTGAAGGACTGGCACGGTGAACGCTAAAGTCTTTCCTGAGCCTGTGACAGACTCAACCACGACATCCTTTGATCCCGATAACAATGGGATAGTTGAGGCTTGAACTGGAGTCATAGATTGGAAACCTAGTGAAATTACTGCATCATAGAGCCATGGGTGAAGCTGACCTTGGAGTTTGTCCCAAGATAAAGAtcctttcttcttctccatggTCTGTTGCAGTATTAGAAAACGATGCGCACTTTTGCGATGAGGTATCAGCACATTTCTACAACATGATGAGAAGGGTATTTCGCAGTTTGTGGAGCAAAGAAACAGTTTCAGCATCAATGTCCACGCCAAAGGGATACGAAGGGTGGAGCAAACAACAGCTCATTGACAAGCTTCGAGAGTTGGAGGCTACTAATGAAGATGAGCCCAAAGTAGAAAAgaccaacaccaagaagaagactaAGAAGTTCgatttctccaagtacCACACGCGGTTTGTGGCAATTCGGTTTGCATATCTTGGTTGGAACTACAACGGTTTAGCGTTTCAGTTCGAGGACACGCCACTCCCCACCGTGGAAGAGCAGATTCTCAAAGCTCTTGCAACtgccaagttggtgaaggatGCTGAGCCAGGATGCTGCGATTTCAGCCGGTGTGGTAGAACAGACAAGGGCGTTAGTGCGATGAACCAGGTTATCTCATTGCGTGTGCGGTCGGACTTTTCTCCAGAGGACCAACAACTCCAGTCAAATGATGATAAAGAGATTCCCTATattttcattttgaacTCGATATTACCACCCGATATCCGGGTGACAGCCATTAGCCTTCGGCCTCCTCCAAAGTTCGACGCTCGGTTCAGCTGTGAGTATAGACACTATAGATACCTCATTGCAAAAGAAGGATTGGATTTGGACTTGTTAcaagctgctgctgccaaatACAAAGGATCCCACGACTTTAGAAACTTCTGCAAAATTGATGGTTCTAAGCAAATCACCAACTACAGACGAGAAATCTACCACTCACAAATAATCCCGTGggatgatgagtttgtcATGTTAGACTTGAAGGGGTCTGCCTTCTTGTG is a genomic window containing:
- a CDS encoding uncharacterized protein (EggNog:ENOG503NUPG; BUSCO:EOG09261IEV; COG:O) — protein: MTATKEKSNKYDRQLRLWATSGQSRLEDCHVCLVNATSTGSEVLKNLVLPGIGDFTIVDDSVTTDADVANNFFMTRTDTGRPRSEAMCKYLGELNQDSNGHFVTRPLHSLEDGFWSQFNIVVITDYVASERLIQIKDLLFELEIPLLLVNTVGYYGTVHLITKEVTVIDTHANNLYDLRVDKPWPELLEYAHSFNWDALDDTDHAHIPSVVILINALENWRSHHESPAPRNTNEKKEFRRLVSLMARNMDFETNFIEAIETISRAYRRTSVSSELHQLFNNPKVPGETVGNDTPLFWVLIKALKQFVDVSQQIPLSGSLPDMASDTKNYVRLQRLYREKADKDKRELVEATKILLKRDLTSSELDSVSVFCKNIQTLHVAEGSGNLSSPELIESLVKESSNGFEDSNSNANTLAIYYGLLTFNEFINEVHRVPCPHDLEVFTQLFTKKFKVDHSEISTSIMNTFKEILCHNTTNYINTASLIGGIASQEVLKLCTSQYIPLDNMLVFDGIRSISNRYKIS
- the SPB4 gene encoding ATP-dependent rRNA helicase spb4 (COG:A; EggNog:ENOG503NXVX), whose protein sequence is MEKKKGSLSWDKLQGQLHPWLYDAVISLGFQSMTPVQASTIPLLSGSKDVVVESVTGSGKTLAFTVPVLQKISKLLYDEQIILKKGHFFAVVLSPTRELASQIQAVFDSLIAYLPEDKPAIKTQLLIGSIGTVREDLQKFVKTSPQILIATPGRFLDFISSTNVRTNSTEIVILDEADKLLDISFGKDVVSVLQRLPKQRRTGLFSATLSAAGDSIFKAGMTNPVKVTVKGSTSSLNSSAPKSLNLSYMLINPEKKITTMLKLLHDYKFKKCIVYFPTCTSVKYFYLTFKSLLPPDFTAKFHSLHGQLTSKSRLKTLGNFVDADTSEFKHVLMTTDVAARGIDIPDVDLVIQIEPPMDPDVFLHRCGRTGRANKVGRAITFLNNENSHEVEFVDYMEVKGITLNELPAIYDNNHAQFASKMRGFLLKDRGVHELAIKSYVGFIKYYSKHVASSIFRLSLLDYIGIAKAYGLLRLPKMPETRYIPIEQMPEDGWLGEKIDMNKYAYADSQKEKVRLATMEADNLKRIEDSKRRKELKVKNEAWSKKVDSKETKQDRREKSKKKREAIEKQLMEESSSDNEEAEIDWKEVVRENKRHKSNVQVQGSFDDL
- the DEG1 gene encoding pseudouridine synthase deg1 (EggNog:ENOG503NUSU; COG:J; BUSCO:EOG09263UAJ); its protein translation is MSTPKGYEGWSKQQLIDKLRELEATNEDEPKVEKTNTKKKTKKFDFSKYHTRFVAIRFAYLGWNYNGLAFQFEDTPLPTVEEQILKALATAKLVKDAEPGCCDFSRCGRTDKGVSAMNQVISLRVRSDFSPEDQQLQSNDDKEIPYIFILNSILPPDIRVTAISLRPPPKFDARFSCEYRHYRYLIAKEGLDLDLLQAAAAKYKGSHDFRNFCKIDGSKQITNYRREIYHSQIIPWDDEFVMLDLKGSAFLWHQVRYMVAVILSIGQGHEQMSLIDNLFDVEKYPSKPNYELANDVPLILYDCVYPEMEWLVPSDFKRSFFKNSREYAKLNGQVLDYQLKAQVNKIMKQTVVKDEDKLVYSSDSGVINVGDGRGRNFKTYVPVLEREFGETFEAVNERHKDKRKRRKLEQVESIE